One Mycolicibacterium goodii genomic region harbors:
- a CDS encoding valine--tRNA ligase, with translation MTASPENRADALPKSWDPGAVEAELYQGWVDAGYFTADPTSDKPPYSIVLPPPNVTGSLHMGHALDHTLMDVLTRRKRMQGYEVLWLPGMDHAGIATQTVVEKQLAAEGKTKEDLGREAFIEKVWDWKRESGGTIGGQMRRLGDGVDWSRDRFTMDEGLSRAVRTIFKRLFDAGLIYQAERLVNWSPVLETAISDLEVKYDDVEGELVSFRYGSMSDDEPHIVVATTRVETMLGDTAIAVHPDDERYRHLVGTTLPHPFVDREMIIVADTHVDPQFGTGAVKVTPAHDPNDFEIGMRHGLPMPTIMDTKGRIADTGTQFDGMDRFEARVKVREALAAQGRIVAEKRPYLHSVGHSERSGEPIEPRLSLQWWVKVESLAKAAGDAVRGGDTVIHPPSLEPRWFAWVDNMHDWCISRQLWWGHRIPIWHGPNGETVCVGPDETPPEGWEQDPDVLDTWFSSALWPFSTMGWPDHTAELARFYPTSVLVTGYDILFFWVARMMMFGTFVGDDPAVTLEGARGRQVPFENVFLHGLIRDEFGRKMSKSRGNGIDPLDWVEKFGADALRFTLARGASPGGDLSIGEDHARASRNFATKLFNATRFALMNGAAPAPLPAASELTDADRWILGRLEEVRAEVDSAFDNYEFNRACEALYHFAWDEFCDWYVELAKVQLGQGFTHTTAVLAAVLDTLLKLLHPVMPFVTETLWKTLTGGESVVIAQWPEPSGFALDTVATQRITDMQKLITEVRRFRSDQGLADRQKVPARLTDVEAAGLTAQLPAVAALAWLTEAGDGFTPSASVEVRLSQATVVVEVDTSGTVDVAAERRRLEKDLAAAQKELATTTAKLGNEAFLAKAPAEVVDKIRGRQTLAGEEVERITARLAGLK, from the coding sequence GTGACCGCCAGTCCTGAGAACCGTGCCGATGCCCTCCCGAAGTCCTGGGACCCGGGTGCGGTGGAAGCCGAGCTGTATCAGGGTTGGGTGGACGCCGGGTACTTCACCGCCGATCCCACGAGCGACAAGCCGCCGTACTCGATCGTGCTGCCGCCACCCAACGTCACCGGCAGCCTGCACATGGGCCATGCGCTCGACCACACGCTGATGGACGTGTTGACTCGGCGCAAACGCATGCAGGGTTACGAGGTGCTGTGGCTGCCGGGCATGGACCATGCGGGCATCGCGACGCAGACCGTCGTGGAGAAGCAACTCGCCGCCGAGGGCAAGACCAAGGAGGACCTCGGCCGCGAGGCGTTCATCGAGAAGGTCTGGGATTGGAAGCGTGAGTCCGGCGGCACCATCGGCGGGCAGATGCGCCGCCTCGGCGACGGTGTGGACTGGAGCCGCGACCGCTTCACGATGGACGAAGGTCTGTCGCGTGCCGTGCGCACGATCTTCAAGCGCCTGTTCGACGCGGGGCTCATCTACCAGGCCGAGCGCCTCGTCAACTGGTCGCCGGTGTTGGAGACCGCGATCAGCGACCTCGAGGTGAAGTACGACGACGTCGAGGGCGAGCTGGTCTCGTTCCGCTACGGGTCGATGAGCGACGACGAGCCGCACATCGTGGTGGCCACCACCCGTGTGGAGACCATGCTCGGCGACACCGCCATCGCGGTCCACCCCGACGACGAGCGCTACCGGCACCTGGTCGGCACGACGCTGCCGCACCCGTTTGTCGATCGCGAGATGATCATCGTCGCCGACACCCACGTCGACCCCCAATTCGGGACCGGCGCAGTGAAAGTCACGCCCGCGCACGACCCGAACGACTTCGAGATCGGCATGCGCCACGGCCTGCCGATGCCCACGATCATGGACACCAAGGGCCGCATCGCCGACACCGGCACGCAATTCGACGGCATGGACCGTTTCGAGGCCCGGGTCAAGGTGCGCGAGGCGCTCGCGGCCCAGGGCCGCATCGTCGCCGAGAAGCGCCCATACCTGCACAGCGTCGGGCACTCCGAGCGCAGCGGCGAACCCATCGAGCCGCGCCTGAGCCTGCAGTGGTGGGTCAAGGTCGAATCGTTGGCCAAGGCCGCCGGCGACGCGGTGCGGGGCGGCGACACCGTCATCCACCCCCCGAGCCTCGAACCGCGGTGGTTCGCCTGGGTCGACAACATGCACGACTGGTGCATCTCCCGGCAGCTGTGGTGGGGGCACCGGATCCCGATCTGGCACGGCCCCAACGGGGAAACCGTGTGCGTCGGGCCGGACGAGACGCCCCCGGAGGGCTGGGAGCAGGACCCCGACGTGCTCGACACGTGGTTCTCGTCGGCGCTGTGGCCGTTCTCGACCATGGGATGGCCGGACCACACCGCCGAACTGGCCAGGTTCTACCCGACGTCAGTGCTGGTCACCGGCTACGACATCCTGTTCTTCTGGGTCGCCCGCATGATGATGTTCGGCACGTTCGTCGGCGACGATCCGGCGGTCACCCTCGAAGGGGCCCGTGGCAGGCAGGTGCCGTTCGAGAACGTCTTCCTGCACGGGCTGATCCGCGACGAGTTCGGCCGCAAGATGAGCAAGTCCCGTGGCAACGGCATCGACCCGCTGGACTGGGTCGAGAAGTTCGGCGCCGACGCGCTGCGGTTCACGCTGGCGCGCGGCGCGAGCCCGGGCGGTGACCTGTCGATCGGCGAGGACCACGCGCGGGCCTCCCGCAATTTCGCGACCAAGCTGTTCAACGCCACGCGGTTCGCGCTGATGAACGGAGCCGCACCGGCTCCGTTGCCCGCCGCGTCCGAGCTCACCGACGCCGACCGCTGGATCCTGGGCCGGCTGGAAGAGGTTCGCGCCGAGGTCGATTCGGCGTTCGACAACTACGAGTTCAACCGGGCCTGCGAGGCGCTGTACCACTTCGCCTGGGACGAGTTCTGCGACTGGTATGTCGAGCTCGCCAAAGTCCAACTGGGGCAGGGTTTCACGCACACCACGGCAGTGCTGGCGGCGGTCCTCGACACCCTGCTCAAGCTGCTGCACCCGGTGATGCCCTTTGTCACCGAGACACTGTGGAAGACGCTGACCGGCGGTGAGTCGGTGGTGATCGCGCAGTGGCCCGAGCCGTCCGGGTTCGCGTTGGACACCGTTGCCACGCAACGCATCACCGACATGCAGAAGCTCATCACCGAGGTGCGCCGCTTCCGCAGCGATCAGGGTCTGGCCGACCGGCAGAAGGTTCCCGCGCGGCTCACCGATGTCGAGGCCGCCGGTCTGACCGCCCAGCTTCCCGCAGTCGCCGCGCTCGCGTGGCTCACCGAGGCCGGGGACGGGTTCACCCCGTCGGCGTCGGTCGAGGTGCGGCTGTCCCAGGCCACCGTCGTGGTGGAGGTCGACACCTCGGGCACCGTCGACGTCGCCGCCGAACGGCGCAGGCTCGAAAAGGACCTGGCGGCGGCGCAGAAGGAGCTGGCCACCACCACCGCGAAACTGGGCAACGAGGCGTTCCTGGCGAAGGCGCCCGCCGAGGTCGTCGACAAGATCCGGGGCAGACAGACCCTGGCCGGCGAAGAGGTCGAACGCATCACCGCCCGCCTGGCCGGTCTGAAGTGA
- the folC gene encoding bifunctional tetrahydrofolate synthase/dihydrofolate synthase, with protein sequence MTDPVPAPDEIAALLQVEHLLDQRWPETKLEPSTTRIAALLELLGSPQRAYPSIHVAGTNGKTSVCRIIDALLIALHRRTGRTTSPHLQSAVERISIDGKPISPAQYVATYTEIEPFVQLVDQQSEAAGGPKMSKFEVLTAMAFAAFADAPIDVAVVEVGMGGRWDATNVVNAPVAVITPIGMDHTDYLGDTIDAIAGEKAGIITRQPDDLVPTDTVAVIAKQDPAAMEVLLAEAVRADAAVAREDSEFAVLDRQVAVGGQLLELQGLGGVYTDVFLPLHGEHQAHNAVLALAAVEAFFGAGADRQLDVEAVRAGFAAVRSPGRMERMRSAPTVFIDAAHNPAGAAALAQTLQEEFDFRHLVGVVSVMGDKDVDGILTALEPAFDQIVVTHNGSPRALDVESLAMRAEERFGPERVITAATLPDAIETATGLVEQAGAETDSMSGAGMVITGSVVTAGAARTLFGRDPE encoded by the coding sequence GTGACCGACCCAGTCCCTGCCCCGGACGAGATCGCCGCGCTGCTGCAGGTCGAGCATCTGCTCGATCAGCGGTGGCCGGAGACCAAACTGGAGCCGAGCACCACGCGCATCGCGGCGCTCCTCGAGCTGCTCGGCTCGCCGCAACGCGCGTACCCGTCGATCCACGTGGCCGGCACCAACGGAAAGACCTCGGTGTGCCGCATCATCGACGCGTTGCTGATCGCCCTGCACCGCAGGACCGGGCGCACCACCAGCCCGCACCTGCAATCCGCCGTCGAACGCATTTCCATTGACGGCAAACCGATCTCGCCTGCACAGTACGTGGCGACCTACACCGAGATCGAACCGTTCGTGCAGTTGGTTGACCAGCAGTCCGAAGCCGCGGGCGGGCCGAAGATGAGCAAGTTCGAGGTGCTCACGGCGATGGCGTTCGCGGCGTTCGCCGACGCGCCGATCGACGTCGCGGTCGTGGAGGTCGGTATGGGCGGGCGTTGGGACGCGACCAACGTGGTCAACGCCCCGGTCGCGGTGATCACCCCGATCGGCATGGACCACACCGACTATCTGGGCGACACGATCGACGCGATCGCGGGGGAGAAGGCGGGCATCATCACCCGCCAGCCCGACGATCTGGTGCCCACCGACACGGTCGCGGTGATCGCGAAACAGGACCCCGCCGCCATGGAGGTGCTGCTGGCAGAGGCCGTGCGCGCCGACGCCGCGGTGGCCCGTGAGGATTCGGAGTTCGCGGTGCTGGACCGGCAGGTGGCGGTCGGCGGGCAGCTGCTGGAACTGCAGGGCCTCGGCGGTGTGTACACCGATGTCTTCCTGCCACTGCACGGCGAGCACCAGGCGCACAATGCCGTGCTCGCGCTGGCCGCGGTCGAGGCGTTTTTCGGTGCGGGCGCGGACCGGCAACTCGACGTCGAGGCGGTGCGCGCGGGTTTCGCCGCTGTGCGCAGCCCCGGACGGATGGAGCGGATGCGCAGCGCACCGACGGTGTTCATCGACGCCGCGCACAACCCGGCCGGCGCTGCCGCGCTGGCGCAGACCCTGCAGGAGGAGTTCGACTTCCGTCATCTCGTCGGTGTCGTGTCGGTGATGGGTGACAAGGATGTCGACGGCATCCTCACCGCGCTGGAGCCCGCGTTCGACCAGATCGTCGTGACGCACAACGGCTCACCGCGCGCGCTCGACGTCGAATCGCTGGCTATGCGTGCCGAGGAACGGTTCGGCCCCGAGCGCGTGATCACCGCCGCGACCCTGCCCGATGCCATCGAGACCGCGACGGGCCTGGTCGAGCAGGCCGGGGCCGAGACCGACTCGATGTCCGGTGCGGGCATGGTCATCACCGGCTCGGTGGTGACCGCAGGCGCGGCCAGAACCCTGTTCGGACGGGACCCGGAATGA
- a CDS encoding DUF4233 domain-containing protein, whose protein sequence is MSDEPAQNQPAPPGPSDPWRSFRGVMAACLILEAIVVLLALPVVAVGGLSATAGGYLIGLAVVLILMCGVQGRPWALWANLGLQIPVIAGAMFHAAIGFIGVVFLVVWLLVVYLRHEVKRRQERGLLPGQQRPTE, encoded by the coding sequence ATGAGCGACGAACCAGCCCAGAACCAGCCGGCGCCACCGGGGCCGTCGGATCCGTGGCGGAGCTTCCGCGGGGTCATGGCGGCGTGCCTGATCCTGGAGGCCATCGTCGTGCTGCTCGCCCTTCCGGTGGTCGCGGTCGGGGGACTGTCGGCGACGGCGGGCGGCTACCTGATCGGCCTGGCGGTCGTGCTGATTCTCATGTGCGGGGTGCAGGGCAGGCCGTGGGCATTGTGGGCAAACCTGGGTCTGCAGATCCCGGTGATCGCCGGCGCGATGTTCCACGCGGCCATCGGCTTCATCGGCGTGGTGTTCCTCGTCGTCTGGCTGTTGGTGGTCTACCTGCGCCATGAGGTCAAACGCAGGCAGGAACGAGGGCTGCTGCCCGGCCAGCAACGCCCCACCGAATAG
- the ndk gene encoding nucleoside-diphosphate kinase, protein MTERTLVLIKPDGVKRHLVGEILSRIERKGLTLAALELKNVSDDLARQHYAEHADKPFFGSLLEFITSGPVVAAIVEGPRAVAAFRQIAGGTDPVEKAVPGTIRGDFALVTQDNLVHGSDSPESAAREIALWFPGEATSA, encoded by the coding sequence GTGACTGAGCGGACCCTCGTATTGATCAAGCCGGACGGTGTGAAGCGCCACCTCGTGGGGGAAATCCTCAGCCGTATCGAACGCAAGGGCCTGACGCTGGCCGCGCTCGAACTCAAGAACGTCAGCGATGACCTCGCGCGCCAGCACTACGCCGAGCACGCGGACAAGCCGTTCTTCGGTTCACTGCTCGAGTTCATCACCTCCGGCCCGGTCGTCGCGGCGATCGTCGAGGGCCCGCGGGCGGTGGCGGCGTTCCGTCAGATCGCGGGCGGCACCGATCCGGTCGAGAAAGCCGTCCCCGGCACCATCCGCGGTGACTTCGCGCTCGTCACGCAGGACAACCTCGTGCACGGCTCCGATTCGCCCGAGTCGGCGGCCCGCGAGATCGCCCTGTGGTTCCCCGGTGAAGCCACCTCGGCCTGA
- a CDS encoding Rne/Rng family ribonuclease, whose amino-acid sequence MAEDAHTEDLSTQTPQQEGLPERLRVHSLARVLGTTSRRVLDALAEFDGRQRSAHSTVDKADAERVRAALSVDTPEPAPVESEQVEVVTVTETVAQISAEPQAEPAAAPQAEAEARTEAEAETVTEDIEPESEADSEPESEPEAVAAEQAAQPAFRGAVLVGDEPESRLILEHANIPPAREPHTERPDYLPLFVAPQPISFEPAVTDDEDEDDDTGAESEADTDSDDEQADRPRRRRRGRRGRGRGRGEQNDESALDSDTESGDDQDDAEDQDSGEESEDSEDNDDDSTTTEGGTRRRRRRRRRKSGSGDSDDAGSPDDPPNTVVHERTPRTDRNDKSDESEIQGISGSTRLEAKRQRRRDGRDAGRRRPPILSEAEFLARREAVERTMIVRDKVRTEPPHEGARYTQIAVLEDGVVVEHFVTSAASASLVGNIYLGIVQNVLPSMEAAFVDIGRGRNGVLYAGEVNWEAAGLGGQNRKIEQALKPGDYVVVQVSKDPVGHKGARLTTQVSLAGRYLVYVPGASSTGISRKLPDTERQRLKEILREVVPADAGVIIRTASEGVKEEDIRADVERLQKRWAEIEAKAAEVTGKKAGAAVALYEEPDVLVKVIRDLFNEDFSSLIVSGDEAWNTINSYVEAVAPDLMPRLTKYEPAGPDSPDVFAVHRIDEQLAKAMDRKVWLPSGGTLVIDRTEAMTVVDVNTGKFTGSGGNLEQTVTRNNLEAAEEIVRQLRLRDIGGIVVIDFIDMVLESNRDLVLRRLTEALARDRTRHQVSEVTSLGLVQLTRKRLGTGLVEAFSTACTHCGGRGIVLHGDPVDSASSNGGRKSDSGGGGGSRRGKRGKKGAGRTEEVHVAKVPDHTPGEHPMFKAMAAANGKHDDHDEDAEAEDTTAAEANDGTRDERGADEHVDVTTGAAPGAEDELDDVSDEDADVDSDVDSEDEDTEDEGDEIELDDDEDELDEDIEVINDTEDTDEDDEDDEDDEDEDDTDDEDIDEDSDDDGDNDDEDGEPVREVHEPPVTAPRGRVRRRAAARPAGPPSHD is encoded by the coding sequence GTGGCCGAAGATGCCCATACCGAAGACCTATCAACCCAGACTCCCCAGCAGGAGGGACTCCCAGAGCGTCTGAGAGTCCATTCGCTGGCCCGTGTCCTGGGCACCACCAGCCGACGCGTGCTCGACGCCCTCGCCGAATTCGACGGACGGCAGCGCAGCGCCCACTCGACGGTCGACAAGGCCGACGCCGAGCGGGTGCGTGCGGCACTGTCCGTCGACACGCCCGAACCGGCCCCGGTCGAATCCGAGCAGGTCGAGGTCGTGACGGTCACCGAGACCGTCGCGCAGATTTCTGCCGAGCCCCAGGCGGAACCCGCAGCCGCACCGCAAGCCGAGGCCGAAGCGCGGACCGAGGCCGAAGCCGAGACTGTGACGGAAGACATCGAGCCGGAGTCCGAGGCCGATTCGGAGCCGGAGTCCGAGCCCGAGGCGGTGGCCGCCGAGCAGGCCGCGCAACCGGCGTTCCGAGGCGCGGTCCTCGTCGGCGACGAACCCGAATCGCGGCTCATCCTCGAGCACGCCAACATCCCGCCGGCCCGCGAGCCCCACACCGAGCGCCCGGACTACCTGCCGCTGTTCGTCGCGCCGCAGCCCATCAGCTTCGAACCCGCCGTCACCGACGACGAGGACGAGGACGACGACACCGGCGCCGAGTCCGAGGCCGACACCGACTCCGACGACGAGCAGGCCGACCGGCCGAGGCGGCGTCGCCGCGGCCGCCGCGGCCGCGGGCGTGGCCGGGGCGAGCAGAACGACGAATCCGCGCTGGACTCCGACACCGAGTCCGGCGACGACCAGGACGACGCCGAAGACCAGGACTCGGGGGAGGAATCCGAGGACTCCGAGGACAACGACGACGACAGCACCACCACCGAGGGCGGTACCCGCAGGCGTCGTCGCCGCAGGCGGCGCAAGAGCGGTTCGGGGGACAGCGACGACGCGGGCTCGCCCGACGACCCGCCCAACACCGTCGTGCACGAGCGCACCCCGCGCACCGACCGCAACGACAAGAGCGACGAGTCCGAGATCCAGGGCATCAGCGGCTCCACGCGGCTGGAGGCCAAGCGTCAGCGCCGCCGCGACGGCCGCGACGCCGGGCGCCGCCGCCCGCCGATCCTGAGCGAGGCCGAGTTCCTGGCCCGCCGCGAGGCCGTCGAGCGCACCATGATCGTGCGCGACAAGGTCCGCACCGAGCCGCCGCACGAGGGCGCGCGCTACACGCAGATCGCGGTCCTCGAAGACGGTGTCGTGGTCGAGCACTTTGTCACCTCGGCGGCTTCTGCTTCTTTGGTGGGCAACATCTACCTGGGCATCGTCCAGAACGTGCTGCCGTCGATGGAGGCCGCGTTCGTCGACATCGGCCGTGGTCGCAACGGCGTGCTCTACGCCGGTGAGGTGAACTGGGAAGCCGCGGGCCTGGGCGGTCAGAACCGCAAGATCGAGCAGGCGCTCAAGCCCGGCGACTACGTCGTCGTGCAGGTCAGCAAGGATCCCGTCGGCCACAAAGGCGCGCGCCTGACCACGCAGGTCTCCCTCGCGGGCCGCTACCTGGTGTACGTGCCCGGCGCGTCGTCGACGGGTATCAGCCGAAAGCTGCCCGACACCGAGCGGCAGCGGCTCAAGGAGATCCTGCGCGAGGTGGTCCCTGCCGATGCCGGCGTGATCATCCGCACCGCGTCGGAGGGCGTCAAGGAAGAGGACATCCGCGCCGACGTCGAGCGCCTCCAGAAGCGCTGGGCCGAGATCGAGGCGAAGGCCGCCGAGGTCACCGGGAAAAAGGCCGGGGCGGCCGTGGCGCTCTACGAAGAGCCCGACGTGCTGGTCAAGGTGATCCGCGACCTGTTCAACGAAGACTTCTCCAGCCTCATCGTCTCCGGAGACGAGGCCTGGAACACCATCAACTCCTACGTCGAGGCCGTCGCTCCCGACCTGATGCCGCGGCTCACCAAGTACGAGCCCGCCGGACCGGACAGCCCCGACGTGTTCGCGGTGCACCGCATCGACGAACAGCTGGCCAAGGCCATGGACCGCAAGGTGTGGCTGCCGTCGGGCGGCACGCTGGTGATCGATCGCACCGAGGCCATGACCGTCGTCGACGTCAACACCGGCAAGTTCACCGGCTCCGGCGGCAACCTCGAGCAGACCGTCACCCGCAACAACCTGGAGGCCGCCGAGGAGATCGTGCGGCAGCTGCGGTTGCGTGACATCGGCGGCATCGTCGTCATCGACTTCATCGACATGGTGCTTGAGTCCAACCGCGACCTCGTGTTGCGTCGGCTGACCGAGGCACTCGCACGCGACCGCACGCGGCATCAGGTCTCCGAGGTGACCTCGCTGGGCCTGGTGCAGCTCACGCGTAAGCGCCTGGGAACCGGGCTGGTCGAGGCGTTCTCGACGGCGTGCACCCACTGCGGCGGTCGCGGCATCGTCCTGCACGGCGATCCCGTCGACTCCGCGTCGTCCAACGGCGGGCGCAAGTCAGATTCCGGTGGTGGCGGTGGCAGCCGACGCGGCAAGCGCGGCAAGAAGGGCGCCGGCCGCACCGAAGAAGTCCACGTCGCCAAGGTTCCGGACCATACGCCCGGTGAGCACCCGATGTTCAAGGCGATGGCGGCCGCCAACGGCAAGCACGACGACCACGACGAGGACGCCGAGGCCGAGGACACCACCGCGGCCGAGGCGAACGACGGGACGCGCGACGAGCGCGGTGCCGACGAGCACGTCGACGTCACGACCGGTGCGGCTCCCGGCGCCGAGGACGAGCTCGACGATGTCTCCGACGAGGACGCCGATGTGGATTCGGATGTGGACTCGGAGGATGAGGACACCGAGGACGAGGGCGACGAGATCGAACTCGACGACGACGAGGACGAACTCGACGAGGACATCGAGGTCATCAACGACACCGAGGACACCGATGAGGACGACGAGGACGACGAGGACGACGAGGACGAGGACGACACCGATGACGAGGACATCGACGAGGACTCTGACGACGACGGCGACAACGACGACGAGGACGGCGAACCGGTCAGGGAAGTCCACGAACCGCCGGTGACGGCGCCGAGGGGCCGTGTGCGTCGTCGCGCCGCAGCGCGCCCGGCAGGCCCGCCCAGCCATGACTAG
- the rplU gene encoding 50S ribosomal protein L21 — protein MATYAIVKTGGKQYKVAAGDVVKVEKLDSEPGASVSLPVALVVDGANVTSKADDLAKVAVTAEVLEHTKGPKIRIHKFKNKTGYHKRQGHRQQLTVLKVTGIK, from the coding sequence ATGGCGACATACGCAATCGTCAAGACCGGCGGCAAGCAGTACAAGGTTGCCGCCGGCGACGTGGTGAAGGTTGAGAAGCTCGACTCCGAGCCCGGCGCGTCGGTGTCGCTGCCCGTCGCCCTGGTGGTCGACGGCGCCAACGTCACCAGCAAGGCCGATGACCTGGCCAAGGTCGCGGTCACGGCTGAGGTGCTGGAGCACACCAAGGGTCCCAAGATCCGCATTCACAAGTTCAAGAACAAGACCGGCTACCACAAGCGCCAGGGTCACCGTCAGCAGCTGACGGTGCTCAAGGTCACGGGCATCAAGTAG
- the rpmA gene encoding 50S ribosomal protein L27, which translates to MAHKKGASSSRNGRDSAAQRLGVKRFGGQVVKAGEILVRQRGTHFHPGINVGRGGDDTLFALAPGAVEFGAKRGRKTVNIVPVARPEA; encoded by the coding sequence ATGGCACACAAGAAGGGCGCTTCCAGCTCTCGCAACGGTCGCGATTCAGCAGCTCAGCGACTCGGCGTCAAGCGGTTCGGTGGTCAGGTCGTCAAGGCAGGCGAGATCCTCGTCCGCCAGCGCGGCACCCACTTCCACCCGGGCATCAACGTCGGCCGCGGTGGCGACGACACCCTGTTCGCCCTGGCCCCCGGCGCTGTCGAGTTCGGCGCCAAGCGTGGCCGCAAGACGGTGAACATCGTCCCGGTTGCGCGGCCGGAGGCCTGA